From a single Okeanomitos corallinicola TIOX110 genomic region:
- a CDS encoding CHAT domain-containing tetratricopeptide repeat protein, giving the protein MKYQGNDRGLLPIFSRCGLTMLLTAVLLVDSVAAMPRGTGLQIAQQQGTQQEAILAEAVRLLQEGIQLYRQGTKKSLLQAINKWEQALPLYRAVGEKGGEATILNVLGGVYNSLGEKQKALENYNQALPLYRTLRDRGGEAMTLNNIGNVYSDLGEKQKALENYNQALPLYRAVADKRGEATILHNIGNVYSDLGENQKALENYNQALPLYRTLRDRGREATILHNIGNVYFDLGEKGKALENYKQALPLVHAVGDRGGEATTLNNIGAVYDSLGEKQKALKYYNDALALFHAVGDRGGEATTLLGIGSVYDSLREKQKALKYYNDALPLYRAVGDRGGEATTLNNIGLVYNSLGEKQKALKYYNDALPLRRTVGDKGGEATTLNNIGAVYDSLGEKQKALEYYNQALPLVHAVGDKGGEATTLNNIGAVYDSLGEKQKALKYYNDALPLRRTVGDKGGEATTLNNIGGVYDSLGEKQKALKYYNDTLPLFHAVGDRGGEAATLNNIGLVYNSLGEKQKALEYLNQALPILRAVSDRDVEAATLNNIGLVYNSLGEKQKALEYLNQALPLARAVSNKDGEATTLYNTALIQRRQKNLQAALANIQAAIKIIEELRTKIASTELRTSYFATKQDYYKFYIDLLMQLHKQNPNKGYDAQALHISERYRARGLVELLTEANINIRKDINPQLLAEETRLLSLRDGKEKLLSELMSKPKPPEEIIQTTKQEIQNIIQQQKELKNQLRATNKEYADLKYPEPLTLPQIQQQLDPDTVLLQYSLGAENSYLWLVTHNSFTTYQLPKEADIKKVAQPLINKLKAPVIAGASPQETAQYVAETAKATNELSQIILKPVADKLGKKRLVIVADGILHQIPFAALSDLTPQPPSLQGNGEKDKLPSPSRRGVGGEVKYQPLLVNHEIINLPSVTSLATHREKLQNRKTAPKKLAVLADPVFSNNDSRITGKTEVGLSTDLDLERSALSRSSANRGSLSRLPGTRKEGEEVLKLVPNNESIKAFDFDANYEWVIREKLNQYQMVLFATHGLIDMKNPELSGIVLSLFDKQGKPKKGFLRLNDIFNLDLPAELVVLSACETGLGEEIKGEGLIGLTRGFMYAGAAKVVVSLWKVNDDATAELMTEFSGQVLKDGKSPIVALRNAQLKLWQQQKTQDPRFWAAFTVQGEWQK; this is encoded by the coding sequence ATGAAATACCAGGGAAATGACCGGGGTTTGCTACCGATATTTAGCCGTTGCGGGTTAACAATGTTGCTAACTGCGGTGTTACTGGTGGACTCAGTGGCAGCAATGCCCAGAGGTACAGGGTTACAGATAGCACAACAGCAAGGAACACAACAGGAAGCCATACTTGCTGAGGCTGTAAGGCTATTGCAAGAAGGAATACAGCTTTATCGGCAGGGTACAAAGAAATCTTTATTACAAGCAATTAATAAATGGGAACAAGCACTTCCCCTATATCGTGCAGTAGGGGAAAAGGGTGGTGAAGCTACTATTCTCAATGTTCTTGGCGGTGTCTACAACTCCCTGGGAGAAAAGCAGAAAGCACTAGAAAACTATAACCAAGCACTTCCCCTATATCGTACATTGAGGGATAGGGGTGGTGAAGCCATGACTCTCAATAATATTGGCAATGTCTACTCCGACCTGGGAGAAAAGCAGAAAGCACTAGAAAACTATAACCAAGCTCTTCCCCTGTATCGTGCAGTGGCAGATAAGCGTGGTGAAGCTACTATTCTCCATAATATTGGCAATGTCTACTCCGACCTGGGAGAAAACCAGAAAGCACTAGAAAACTATAACCAAGCTCTTCCCCTGTATCGTACATTGAGGGATAGGGGTCGTGAAGCTACTATTCTCCATAATATTGGCAATGTCTACTTCGACCTGGGAGAAAAAGGGAAAGCACTGGAAAACTATAAGCAAGCACTTCCTTTAGTTCATGCAGTGGGGGATAGGGGTGGTGAAGCTACTACTCTCAATAATATTGGTGCTGTCTACGACTCTCTGGGAGAAAAACAAAAAGCATTAAAATACTATAACGATGCACTTGCCTTATTTCATGCAGTGGGGGATAGGGGTGGAGAAGCTACTACTCTGCTTGGTATCGGCAGTGTCTACGACTCTCTGAGAGAAAAACAAAAAGCACTAAAATATTATAACGATGCACTTCCCTTATATCGTGCAGTGGGGGATAGGGGTGGAGAAGCTACTACTCTCAATAACATTGGCTTAGTCTACAACTCTCTGGGAGAAAAACAAAAAGCACTAAAATACTATAACGATGCACTTCCTCTCAGACGTACAGTGGGAGATAAGGGTGGTGAAGCTACTACTCTCAATAATATTGGTGCTGTCTACGACTCTCTGGGAGAAAAACAGAAAGCACTAGAATACTATAACCAAGCACTTCCTTTAGTTCATGCAGTGGGAGATAAGGGTGGTGAAGCTACTACTCTCAATAATATTGGTGCTGTCTACGACTCTCTGGGAGAAAAACAAAAAGCATTAAAATACTATAACGATGCACTTCCTCTCAGACGTACAGTGGGGGATAAGGGTGGAGAAGCTACTACCCTCAATAATATTGGCGGTGTCTACGACTCCCTGGGAGAAAAACAAAAAGCACTAAAATACTATAACGATACACTTCCCCTATTTCATGCAGTGGGGGATAGGGGTGGTGAAGCTGCTACTCTCAATAATATTGGTTTAGTCTACAACTCCCTGGGAGAAAAACAGAAAGCACTGGAATACTTGAACCAAGCACTTCCTATATTACGTGCAGTGTCGGATAGGGATGTTGAAGCTGCTACTCTCAATAATATTGGCTTAGTCTACAACTCCCTGGGAGAAAAACAGAAAGCACTGGAATACTTGAACCAAGCACTTCCCCTAGCACGTGCAGTGAGTAATAAAGACGGAGAAGCCACTACTCTATACAATACTGCCCTAATACAACGCAGACAAAAAAACCTCCAAGCAGCCCTTGCCAACATTCAAGCCGCTATCAAAATCATTGAAGAACTACGCACCAAAATAGCCAGTACAGAATTACGTACATCCTACTTCGCCACCAAACAGGACTACTACAAATTCTACATAGACCTGTTAATGCAGCTACACAAACAAAACCCCAACAAAGGCTACGACGCACAAGCACTACACATTAGTGAACGTTACCGCGCTAGGGGTTTAGTTGAACTTCTCACCGAAGCTAACATCAACATCCGTAAAGACATTAACCCCCAACTCCTAGCCGAAGAAACCCGCTTACTGTCCCTGAGAGATGGTAAAGAAAAACTCCTCTCAGAACTGATGAGTAAACCAAAACCTCCCGAAGAAATTATCCAAACCACTAAGCAAGAAATTCAAAATATTATCCAACAACAAAAGGAACTAAAAAATCAACTCCGCGCTACTAACAAAGAATACGCAGACTTAAAATATCCCGAACCTCTCACATTACCCCAAATTCAACAACAATTAGACCCCGATACAGTTCTTTTACAATATTCATTAGGTGCAGAAAATAGTTATTTATGGTTAGTCACTCATAACAGTTTTACCACCTATCAATTACCCAAGGAAGCAGATATTAAAAAAGTTGCCCAACCATTAATTAACAAATTAAAAGCGCCCGTTATTGCTGGTGCATCACCCCAGGAAACCGCCCAATATGTAGCAGAAACAGCTAAAGCAACTAATGAACTCAGTCAAATAATTCTTAAACCTGTGGCTGATAAATTAGGGAAAAAACGGTTAGTAATTGTCGCTGATGGTATCTTACATCAAATCCCCTTTGCTGCATTATCTGACCTAACCCCCCAACCCCCTTCCCTGCAAGGGAATGGGGAGAAAGATAAACTCCCCTCACCTTCTAGGAGAGGGGTAGGGGGAGAGGTCAAATATCAACCCTTATTAGTCAATCATGAAATCATTAATTTACCTTCCGTCACCAGTTTAGCTACCCACCGGGAAAAACTCCAAAACCGCAAAACAGCACCGAAAAAATTAGCTGTATTAGCTGACCCAGTTTTTAGTAATAATGATAGTCGCATCACGGGTAAAACAGAAGTTGGTTTATCTACAGATTTAGATTTAGAACGTTCTGCTTTAAGCCGTTCTAGTGCTAATAGAGGTTCATTATCTCGACTTCCAGGAACTCGTAAAGAAGGAGAGGAAGTTTTAAAACTTGTTCCTAATAACGAAAGTATTAAAGCCTTTGATTTTGATGCTAATTATGAATGGGTTATCAGAGAAAAGTTAAATCAATATCAGATGGTACTTTTTGCCACTCATGGATTAATTGATATGAAAAATCCAGAGTTATCGGGGATAGTTTTATCATTATTCGACAAACAAGGAAAACCCAAAAAAGGATTTTTAAGATTGAATGATATTTTCAACTTAGATTTACCTGCGGAATTGGTGGTATTAAGTGCTTGTGAAACTGGTTTAGGTGAGGAAATTAAAGGAGAAGGTTTAATAGGTTTAACTAGGGGTTTCATGTATGCTGGTGCAGCTAAAGTTGTGGTATCCTTATGGAAGGTTAATGATGACGCGACAGCAGAATTAATGACTGAATTTTCTGGTCAAGTATTGAAAGATGGTAAGTCTCCTATTGTGGCTTTAAGAAATGCCCAGTTAAAATTATGGCAACAACAAAAAACCCAAGACCCCCGTTTTTGGGCTGCGTTTACCGTGCAAGGTGAATGGCAGAAATAG
- a CDS encoding trypsin-like serine protease, with protein sequence MSKRLFALLTASAVIVAVAGLSVEAQVKPKVKPTNAPTFVKLENAGKLNLSAAGNPFKPRDFKQSKKPYAGDRGIIGDDNREPMLSREYPWSAIGRIQGTTTDAKNYHCTGTLIAEDVVLTNAHCVIDTKTHQLSREIAFLPNVINGKVANRQDIAFAERVIYGTDFRADALTNQTQDWAVVVLDKPIGRKYGYLGWRNIPVSTMINNPKKFYFVGYSGDYPNSNKRGYEFLSAGAGWTAGFQAGCSIVGEQKDILLHDCDTTGGSSGGSIIGWINNQPYIVALNNAEIKDVNTNEGIINLAVNLSFLDRLAGKNSDE encoded by the coding sequence ATGTCTAAAAGACTATTTGCTTTATTAACAGCAAGTGCGGTAATTGTAGCTGTTGCTGGTTTATCTGTGGAAGCACAAGTTAAACCCAAAGTTAAACCAACAAATGCCCCCACTTTCGTAAAATTAGAAAATGCAGGTAAATTAAATTTATCTGCTGCTGGTAATCCTTTTAAACCGAGAGATTTTAAACAATCTAAAAAACCTTATGCTGGAGATCGGGGTATTATTGGTGATGATAACCGTGAACCAATGCTAAGTAGAGAATATCCTTGGTCTGCTATTGGTAGGATTCAAGGAACTACCACAGACGCAAAAAATTATCATTGTACGGGTACTTTAATAGCAGAAGATGTAGTATTAACAAATGCCCATTGTGTGATTGATACAAAAACTCATCAACTTAGTAGAGAAATTGCTTTTTTACCTAATGTAATTAACGGTAAAGTTGCTAATAGACAAGATATTGCTTTTGCAGAAAGAGTAATTTATGGTACTGATTTTAGAGCAGATGCACTCACTAATCAAACTCAAGATTGGGCAGTAGTTGTATTGGATAAACCTATTGGTAGAAAATATGGTTATTTGGGCTGGAGAAATATACCAGTTTCAACGATGATTAATAATCCCAAAAAATTCTATTTTGTTGGTTATTCAGGCGATTATCCTAATTCCAATAAAAGAGGTTATGAATTTTTAAGTGCTGGTGCTGGTTGGACTGCTGGTTTTCAAGCAGGATGTAGTATTGTAGGGGAACAAAAAGATATACTTTTACATGATTGCGACACAACTGGAGGTTCTTCTGGTGGTTCAATTATTGGTTGGATTAATAATCAGCCTTACATTGTAGCCTTAAATAATGCTGAAATTAAGGATGTTAACACCAATGAAGGTATTATTAATTTAGCTGTGAATTTATCTTTTTTAGATAGACTGGCTGGCAAAAATTCAGATGAGTAA
- the groL gene encoding chaperonin GroEL (60 kDa chaperone family; promotes refolding of misfolded polypeptides especially under stressful conditions; forms two stacked rings of heptamers to form a barrel-shaped 14mer; ends can be capped by GroES; misfolded proteins enter the barrel where they are refolded when GroES binds), whose protein sequence is MAKIISFDEESRRALEKGINALADAVKITLGPKGRNVLLEKKFGIPQIVNDGITVAKEIELEDALENTGARLIQEVASKTKDVAGDGTTTATVLAQALVKEGLKNVAAGTNPISLKRGMDKTVELLVAEIAKIAKPVEGSAIAQVATVSAGNDEEVGSMLAQAMEKVTKDGVITVEESKSLTTELEVVEGMQIDRGYISPYFITNNDRMTVEFENARILITDKKISSIQDLVPILEKVARSGQPLLIIAEDLEGEALATLVVNKARGVLAVAAIKAPGFGERRKALLQDIAILTDGQMISEEIGLNLDTATLEMLGTARKITIDKESTTIVSGTENKPEIEKRIVQIRKQLEETDSEYDSEKLQERIAKLAGGVAVIKVGAATETELKDRKLRIEDALNATKAAVEEGIVPGGGTTLIHLAAKVDAIKNSLDAEEKIGAEIVQRALEAPLRQIADNAGVEGSVIVAKVKETDINIGYNAATGEFEDLIAAGIIDPAKVVRSSLQNAVSIAGMVLTTEAIVVEKPEPPSAMPADAGMGGMGGMGGMGGMGGMGGMGGMGMF, encoded by the coding sequence ATGGCTAAAATCATTTCCTTCGATGAAGAATCACGGCGAGCGCTAGAAAAGGGTATTAATGCCCTAGCGGATGCGGTGAAAATCACTCTTGGACCCAAAGGTCGTAACGTCCTTTTAGAAAAAAAATTTGGTATACCTCAGATTGTTAATGATGGTATCACCGTTGCCAAAGAAATTGAATTAGAAGATGCTTTAGAAAATACCGGAGCAAGACTAATTCAAGAAGTGGCTTCTAAAACCAAAGATGTAGCTGGTGATGGTACTACAACTGCTACCGTTTTAGCACAAGCCTTAGTTAAGGAAGGATTAAAGAACGTAGCCGCAGGTACAAACCCCATTTCCCTAAAACGGGGTATGGATAAAACTGTAGAGCTATTAGTAGCAGAAATTGCGAAGATAGCCAAGCCAGTAGAAGGAAGTGCGATCGCTCAAGTTGCTACAGTATCAGCAGGTAACGACGAAGAAGTCGGTAGTATGCTGGCACAAGCAATGGAGAAAGTCACCAAAGATGGTGTCATCACCGTAGAAGAATCCAAATCCTTAACTACCGAACTAGAAGTAGTAGAAGGGATGCAAATTGACCGGGGTTATATTTCTCCCTACTTCATCACCAACAACGACCGGATGACAGTAGAGTTTGAAAACGCCCGTATCCTGATTACTGACAAAAAAATCAGTAGCATTCAGGATTTAGTACCCATCCTGGAAAAAGTAGCCCGTAGTGGTCAACCTTTATTAATCATCGCTGAAGATTTAGAAGGTGAAGCTTTAGCAACTTTGGTAGTTAACAAAGCAAGGGGAGTTTTGGCAGTTGCTGCAATTAAAGCCCCTGGTTTTGGCGAACGTCGCAAAGCCTTACTACAAGATATCGCCATTCTCACCGATGGACAGATGATTTCTGAAGAAATTGGCTTAAATTTAGACACAGCCACTTTAGAAATGCTGGGTACAGCCCGGAAAATCACCATTGATAAAGAAAGCACCACCATTGTTTCTGGTACTGAAAACAAACCAGAAATCGAAAAACGCATCGTTCAAATTCGTAAACAGTTAGAAGAAACTGATTCCGAATATGACTCCGAAAAACTTCAAGAGCGTATTGCTAAATTAGCTGGTGGTGTAGCAGTCATCAAGGTGGGAGCAGCTACAGAAACCGAACTCAAAGACCGGAAACTACGGATTGAAGATGCACTCAACGCTACCAAAGCAGCCGTAGAAGAAGGTATTGTTCCCGGTGGTGGTACAACCTTAATTCACCTAGCTGCAAAAGTAGACGCAATCAAAAACAGCCTTGATGCCGAAGAAAAAATTGGGGCTGAAATTGTCCAAAGAGCCTTAGAAGCTCCTTTGCGTCAAATTGCTGATAACGCTGGTGTCGAAGGTTCTGTAATTGTGGCCAAAGTTAAAGAAACCGACATCAACATCGGCTACAACGCTGCAACTGGAGAATTTGAAGACTTGATTGCCGCAGGTATCATTGATCCGGCTAAAGTTGTGCGTTCATCATTACAAAACGCTGTTTCTATTGCCGGTATGGTATTAACCACCGAAGCCATAGTCGTAGAAAAACCTGAACCACCATCTGCTATGCCTGCTGACGCTGGCATGGGTGGCATGGGTGGCATGGGTGGTATGGGCGGCATGGGCGGCATGGGTGGTATGGGCGGCATGGGTATGTTCTAA